Proteins from a genomic interval of Actinoalloteichus hymeniacidonis:
- a CDS encoding ATP-binding cassette domain-containing protein: protein MATDEDHARPAVSPAVRCADVRLRRGDTAVLDGLDLTVAAGRVHALLGRNGAGKSTTFRILLGLMQADSGTIEVLGESPSQSGRSTAALERIGASIDGPAIYERLSAFDHLLVHARLTGVGRARIEEVLDIVGLAGTGRKRARHFSMGMKARLALGTAILTEPELLILDEPQNGLDPQGIVELRHLLRDYAAAGRTVLVSSHQLGEIVQLADDISVLVDGRCRYQGTLTDFAPAGQLEQMFLDLTLPDAARPGAA from the coding sequence ATGGCTACTGACGAGGATCACGCACGTCCGGCTGTAAGCCCCGCTGTCCGTTGTGCCGATGTGCGGCTGCGGCGCGGCGACACGGCGGTGCTCGACGGCCTCGATCTCACCGTCGCTGCCGGCCGGGTTCACGCACTGCTCGGCCGCAACGGGGCCGGGAAGTCGACGACCTTCCGGATCCTGCTGGGCCTCATGCAAGCCGATTCTGGGACGATCGAAGTCCTCGGTGAATCACCTTCACAGAGTGGTCGGAGCACGGCTGCGTTGGAACGGATCGGTGCCAGCATCGACGGCCCCGCGATCTACGAGCGCCTCAGCGCCTTCGATCACCTGCTCGTGCACGCCCGCCTCACCGGAGTCGGGCGGGCACGCATCGAGGAGGTCCTCGACATCGTGGGGCTCGCCGGGACGGGCAGGAAACGCGCCCGGCACTTCTCGATGGGCATGAAAGCTCGGTTGGCGCTCGGGACCGCGATTCTCACCGAACCGGAGCTGCTGATCCTCGATGAACCTCAGAACGGGCTCGACCCGCAGGGCATCGTCGAGCTGCGGCACTTACTGCGTGACTACGCCGCAGCAGGCCGGACCGTGCTCGTGAGCTCTCATCAGCTCGGTGAGATCGTGCAGCTCGCCGACGATATCTCCGTCTTGGTCGACGGCCGATGCCGTTACCAAGGCACCCTTACAGACTTCGCCCCTGCCGGGCAGCTGGAGCAGATGTTCCTTGACCTGACCCTGCCCGATGCTGCACGGCCGGGGGCCGCCTGA
- a CDS encoding ATP-binding cassette domain-containing protein, which yields MFISIDHLGKDFRKKQAALNDVTIDLPQGLIGLLGSNGAGKTTLMRILCGIIRPTRGRVHIDGRDLADASVRRAVKKTLGYLPQDVEPYPNLTPLEFLDYVGVLKGIDNASARKQQARELIVRVGLTDAQDRRIGGFSGGMRRRVGVAQALMGDPRLLIVDEPTAGLDPEERIRFRTLLAGLGQDRTVILSTHILDDVAQTCPYVFVLRDGRAHYDGPTEGLIDAARGRTWLTAARTAPPPEQVIVVNATTTGTGTRYRIITDTPPADATPAAPNLEDGYMAHALLKETP from the coding sequence ATGTTCATCTCGATCGATCATCTCGGCAAGGACTTCCGCAAGAAGCAGGCCGCGCTGAACGACGTCACCATCGATTTGCCGCAGGGCCTGATCGGGTTGCTCGGTTCGAACGGTGCTGGGAAGACCACGCTCATGCGCATCCTGTGCGGGATCATCCGGCCCACCCGTGGCCGTGTACACATCGACGGCCGCGACCTCGCCGACGCGAGCGTGCGTCGGGCGGTGAAGAAGACCCTCGGATACCTACCGCAGGATGTCGAGCCCTACCCGAACCTCACTCCGCTGGAGTTCCTCGACTACGTCGGCGTCCTCAAAGGCATCGACAACGCGAGCGCGCGCAAGCAGCAGGCACGGGAGCTGATCGTCCGTGTCGGACTGACGGATGCGCAGGATCGCAGGATCGGCGGGTTCTCCGGCGGGATGCGTCGTCGCGTCGGGGTTGCGCAGGCACTCATGGGCGATCCGAGACTGCTGATCGTCGATGAGCCGACTGCCGGACTCGACCCCGAGGAGCGGATACGGTTCCGCACCCTGCTCGCCGGCCTCGGCCAGGACCGCACCGTGATCCTGTCCACCCACATCCTCGACGACGTCGCGCAGACCTGTCCGTACGTGTTCGTGCTCCGCGACGGCCGGGCCCACTACGACGGCCCGACCGAGGGACTGATCGACGCCGCCCGCGGACGCACCTGGCTTACCGCAGCCCGAACCGCGCCGCCGCCCGAGCAGGTCATCGTCGTCAACGCGACGACGACCGGCACCGGCACCCGGTACCGGATCATCACCGACACCCCACCCGCCGACGCCACCCCGGCCGCGCCGAACCTCGAGGACGGCTACATGGCACACGCTCTACTGAAAGAAACTCCATGA
- a CDS encoding EamA family transporter: MAESGRGESTEAASVAGGRTAALLLVLTGGSALQFGAALATTLFVQIGPTGTVTLRLALAAVVLLIVARPRLRGRSRTDLAAAAGLGVAFAVMNVGIYEAMARMPLGPAVTLEFLGPLGLAVVLSRRLRDVAWVLLAGVGVVLLSSGGFDRLDPVGMLFALGSGVGWACYILLSAQTGRRFPGIQGLAVAMTFASVLVVPLGIASAGSALLSPTTLGIGLAVALLSSVLPYSVEMLALRRIPARVFGVLMSLGPALAAVAGFIVLGQQLTGREVLAIGLVIVASGGATLFSRAPAEPGPG, encoded by the coding sequence GTGGCCGAATCGGGACGAGGGGAATCGACGGAAGCGGCATCGGTAGCGGGTGGCAGGACGGCCGCACTGCTGCTGGTGCTCACCGGCGGCTCCGCTCTTCAATTCGGCGCGGCGCTGGCCACCACGCTGTTCGTCCAGATCGGACCGACCGGCACGGTGACCCTTCGACTCGCCCTGGCGGCGGTGGTGCTGCTGATCGTCGCGCGGCCGAGACTGCGCGGTCGCTCGCGAACCGACCTGGCTGCGGCCGCAGGCCTGGGCGTGGCCTTCGCCGTGATGAACGTCGGCATCTACGAGGCGATGGCACGGATGCCCCTGGGTCCCGCCGTCACCCTCGAATTCCTCGGTCCGCTGGGCTTGGCCGTCGTGCTCTCCCGCAGACTGCGCGATGTCGCCTGGGTACTGCTGGCGGGTGTCGGCGTCGTGCTGCTCAGCAGCGGTGGATTCGACCGACTCGACCCGGTGGGCATGCTGTTCGCCCTGGGCTCCGGAGTCGGCTGGGCCTGCTACATCCTGCTGAGCGCGCAGACCGGTCGGCGCTTCCCCGGCATCCAGGGCCTCGCGGTGGCGATGACCTTCGCGTCGGTGCTGGTGGTGCCGTTGGGCATCGCCTCGGCGGGCTCGGCATTGCTGTCGCCCACGACGCTGGGCATCGGACTCGCGGTCGCCCTGCTCTCCTCGGTACTGCCCTACTCCGTGGAGATGCTGGCCCTGCGGCGTATCCCGGCGCGGGTCTTCGGCGTCCTGATGAGCCTCGGTCCCGCGCTCGCCGCCGTGGCCGGATTCATCGTGCTCGGCCAACAGTTGACCGGCCGGGAAGTGCTGGCGATCGGGCTGGTGATCGTGGCGAGCGGGGGCGCGACCCTGTTCTCCCGGGCGCCTGCGGAGCCGGGACCGGGTTGA
- a CDS encoding superoxide dismutase, with product MNIDTFTSRRHTVRLVLAACALSTVGLSGCNGIQHPEDFPVDGPTATATSNPAEVSEDDPGHSWSLTVDHGTVACDNNADGDPVLTFTAPDGTVYALNAVDDNKDLPDIDVIVDGSIGNLRTFAFTACDA from the coding sequence ATGAACATCGACACCTTCACCTCGCGTCGCCACACCGTCCGGCTCGTCCTCGCGGCCTGCGCCCTCAGCACCGTTGGACTGAGCGGGTGCAACGGCATACAACATCCCGAGGACTTCCCGGTCGACGGGCCGACTGCGACCGCGACGAGCAACCCGGCCGAGGTCAGCGAAGACGACCCCGGGCACTCCTGGAGCCTCACCGTCGATCACGGCACCGTCGCCTGTGACAACAACGCCGACGGCGATCCGGTGCTCACGTTCACCGCGCCCGACGGCACCGTCTACGCGCTCAACGCGGTCGATGACAACAAGGATCTGCCCGACATCGATGTGATCGTCGACGGGTCCATCGGCAACCTGCGCACCTTCGCGTTCACCGCCTGTGATGCCTGA
- a CDS encoding PH domain-containing protein: MTSTETGAELPDAGSVQPLRLRPPRHRVSRRAILWWTLRSAMSWLAVIVPLLAGYWWWSDPPFHLGWAALAAGVIGLLHVAIMPSWRYRVHRWELGEHAVFTQSGWLNQEWRVAPASRIQTVDTERGPLQQLLGLSTVTVTTASAAGPLQIAGLDRETGIRVVAELAATTEANPGDAT, encoded by the coding sequence GTGACTTCCACAGAGACCGGCGCAGAGCTTCCCGATGCCGGATCGGTTCAACCGCTGCGTCTGCGGCCACCCCGGCATCGGGTCAGCCGCCGGGCGATCCTCTGGTGGACCCTGCGCAGCGCCATGAGCTGGCTCGCCGTCATCGTGCCGCTGCTGGCCGGCTACTGGTGGTGGAGTGACCCGCCCTTCCACCTCGGCTGGGCCGCGCTGGCCGCAGGCGTGATCGGGTTGCTGCATGTGGCGATCATGCCGAGCTGGCGTTATCGGGTGCATCGCTGGGAATTGGGCGAACACGCGGTCTTCACCCAGAGCGGTTGGCTGAACCAGGAATGGCGGGTCGCCCCCGCCTCCCGGATTCAGACCGTCGACACCGAACGCGGCCCGCTGCAACAGCTTCTCGGTCTCTCGACGGTCACGGTGACCACCGCCTCGGCAGCCGGGCCGCTCCAGATCGCCGGGCTCGATCGCGAGACCGGCATCCGGGTCGTGGCAGAACTCGCCGCCACGACCGAGGCGAATCCGGGGGATGCGACGTGA
- the orn gene encoding oligoribonuclease — translation MNYRLVWIDCEMTGLDLKSDALIEIAALVTDADLNVLGEGIDIVISAEESALENMPDVVREMHAKSGLTDEVRRSTVTMAEAQQRVLEFIREHVPEPGSAPLAGNSIATDRAFLARDMPELDDYLHYRMVDVSSIKELCRRWYPRIYFAQPEKGLAHRALADIHESIRELRYYRQTAFVAQPGPTSEQVQAVATRLLGESTDVSGTAVAREKADESA, via the coding sequence GTGAACTACCGCTTGGTTTGGATCGACTGCGAGATGACGGGCCTCGACCTGAAGTCGGACGCACTGATAGAGATCGCCGCCCTCGTCACCGACGCCGATCTGAACGTGCTGGGCGAAGGGATCGACATCGTGATCAGCGCCGAGGAGTCGGCGTTGGAGAACATGCCCGATGTGGTGCGGGAGATGCACGCCAAGTCGGGTTTGACCGACGAGGTCCGGCGTTCCACGGTGACGATGGCCGAGGCCCAGCAGCGCGTGTTGGAGTTCATCCGCGAACACGTCCCCGAGCCGGGCAGCGCGCCGCTGGCGGGTAACTCGATCGCCACCGACCGGGCATTCCTGGCCAGGGACATGCCCGAGTTGGATGATTACCTGCACTACCGGATGGTCGATGTGTCCTCGATCAAGGAGCTGTGCAGACGCTGGTACCCCCGGATCTACTTCGCTCAGCCCGAGAAGGGGTTGGCCCACCGGGCACTGGCCGACATCCACGAGTCGATCCGCGAGCTGCGCTACTACCGGCAGACCGCGTTCGTGGCCCAGCCCGGTCCGACCAGCGAGCAGGTGCAGGCGGTGGCCACCCGACTCCTCGGTGAGAGCACCGACGTCAGCGGGACCGCCGTGGCCCGGGAGAAGGCGGACGAGAGCGCCTGA
- a CDS encoding PH domain-containing protein, translated as MTGPDPDHTGEPLGSRPVSEPPPAPMPTTSETPVEAAGPVVADPQPWAASPAPPGDEERWHPGRWQSGPAQPPPPEAEMSASEQIDQRLDARMLAVRPLNEAMGLLPVLIIAMVVGSGGGWQLPLAAAGAGLLLINGFSQWLTTRYRISDDQVFLRSGWLFRTRRAVPRDRIRTVDLTAKVMHRVFGVVTVKIGTGGRKGAGMSDELVLDSVSRAEAERLRQVLLHRAPVGSVSTPVDSEAPDGVAADPTASGATAQNTTGEEPGTVLSKLDPRWLRFAPLTLAGLTAVGVLAGVSMQWLQELSIDVDEVGLVRDWVGWLSEAPIALLVVGIVLALFVISSVLALIVYAIRNWNYLLTRETDGTLRVRRGLLTTRAVSLEEKRLRGVELQEPLLLRSARGGQVNAVAVGISMMSPESSQLLPPAPVTEAHRVAAAVAKQDHAPTRSSLSRHPAAALSRRLVRAVVPVAVLAAALWALTTFGSWPSWPAWTATGLLPFAVFLGVDRYRSLGHALGSRYLVTRYGSLSRNTVALERDGIIGWNIRRTIFQRSAGLVTLTATTAAGGNSYDVVDVAEPVALGVADEAVPALLQPFLIGGNARDHRESTHRQPVPATTSEDLNSST; from the coding sequence GTGACCGGTCCCGACCCGGACCACACCGGCGAACCGCTCGGGTCCCGACCGGTGTCCGAGCCGCCGCCCGCGCCGATGCCTACGACGTCGGAGACACCTGTCGAGGCGGCGGGCCCGGTCGTGGCCGACCCGCAGCCCTGGGCCGCATCGCCTGCACCACCCGGTGACGAGGAACGCTGGCACCCCGGCCGGTGGCAGAGCGGCCCGGCCCAACCACCGCCGCCCGAGGCGGAGATGTCGGCCTCGGAACAGATCGACCAACGGCTCGACGCACGGATGCTCGCGGTCCGGCCGCTCAACGAGGCGATGGGCCTGCTGCCCGTGCTGATCATCGCGATGGTCGTCGGCAGCGGGGGCGGCTGGCAACTACCGCTCGCCGCTGCGGGTGCGGGATTGCTGCTGATCAACGGGTTCTCCCAATGGTTGACCACCCGATATCGGATCAGCGACGACCAGGTGTTCCTGCGCAGCGGTTGGCTGTTCCGCACCCGCCGCGCGGTGCCGCGCGATCGCATCCGCACGGTCGATCTCACCGCGAAGGTGATGCACCGGGTGTTCGGCGTGGTCACCGTGAAGATCGGCACCGGCGGGCGCAAGGGCGCAGGCATGAGCGACGAACTCGTCCTCGACTCGGTCTCCCGCGCCGAGGCCGAACGGTTGCGCCAGGTACTCCTGCATCGTGCCCCCGTCGGATCGGTGTCGACGCCGGTCGACTCCGAGGCACCCGACGGTGTTGCCGCCGATCCGACCGCGTCGGGCGCGACAGCGCAGAACACCACTGGCGAGGAGCCGGGCACCGTACTGTCGAAGTTGGACCCTCGGTGGTTGCGGTTCGCCCCGCTGACCCTGGCAGGCCTCACCGCGGTCGGTGTGCTGGCCGGAGTGAGCATGCAGTGGCTGCAGGAGCTGTCGATCGATGTCGACGAGGTCGGTCTGGTCCGCGACTGGGTGGGTTGGCTGTCCGAGGCGCCGATCGCCCTGCTCGTCGTCGGTATCGTCCTCGCCCTGTTCGTCATCAGCTCCGTCCTGGCGTTGATCGTCTACGCCATCCGTAACTGGAACTATCTGCTGACACGCGAGACCGATGGCACGCTCCGGGTTCGTCGCGGGCTTCTGACGACCAGGGCCGTCTCCCTGGAGGAGAAGCGGTTGCGCGGGGTCGAGCTGCAGGAACCGCTGCTGCTGCGTAGCGCGCGCGGCGGTCAGGTCAACGCGGTCGCGGTGGGCATCAGCATGATGTCCCCGGAGAGCAGCCAACTGCTGCCGCCCGCCCCGGTGACCGAGGCACATCGGGTGGCGGCGGCGGTGGCCAAGCAGGACCACGCCCCCACTCGAAGCTCGTTGAGCCGCCATCCGGCGGCGGCACTGTCGCGCCGGCTGGTCCGGGCGGTCGTCCCGGTGGCCGTGCTGGCGGCCGCCCTCTGGGCGTTGACGACCTTCGGTTCCTGGCCGAGCTGGCCGGCCTGGACCGCCACCGGTCTCCTGCCGTTCGCGGTGTTCCTGGGGGTGGATCGCTATCGCAGCCTCGGGCATGCCCTGGGATCGCGCTACCTCGTCACCCGATACGGATCGCTCAGCCGCAACACCGTGGCGTTGGAACGCGACGGGATCATCGGTTGGAACATCCGGCGGACGATCTTCCAACGGTCGGCCGGACTGGTGACCCTCACCGCGACGACGGCGGCGGGCGGCAACTCCTACGACGTGGTCGACGTCGCGGAGCCGGTCGCACTCGGTGTGGCCGACGAGGCGGTCCCCGCCCTGCTCCAACCGTTCCTGATCGGCGGAAACGCCCGGGACCACCGGGAATCGACACACCGACAGCCAGTCCCGGCCACGACGTCGGAGGACCTAAACTCATCGACGTGA
- the malQ gene encoding 4-alpha-glucanotransferase: MNEELAALADEHGVATWYEDWRHQRIEVDQDVVIAVLGQLGIDASTPVAVRAALADAAQRRTRMPATIVLRQGESAPLTGPAVIELEEGGSHAVVDRLPTDLPLGYHRLRTGDDLTTVVVAPRSAPRVPTSWGWMVQLYALHSAKSWGIGDYGDLRELLRRSATELGVDVVLLNPLHAVALTDPVQSSPYSPSSRRFANPLYLRIEDLPEYQIVDEATRARIDALAIPAGGDRIDYDEVWRAKHAALELLWPAARPVDLAEDPALRDFATYGALAERHGGDWREWPAALRDPHSAAVTQARRDLADRVAFHAWLQACCAAQLDVAHRSGRDAGMRVGVIADLAVGATPNGADAWALQDVLATEVSVGAPPDDFNQQGQNWGLPPWRPDRLAAQGYAPYRDMLRAVLRQADGIRIDHVLGLWRLWWVPPGETADRGTYVHYDVEALLAILVLEASRAGAVVIGEDLGTVPDGVTEALQERDILSCSVLWFQRAEDDDPELPAGTLLPSGRWGESAAASVSTHDLPTATGFLRGEHVRIRAELGVLTQDVEVERRRAAAERAEFLAHLVTEGVLTADSGAAEPTEQEIILAMHALLARTPSRLLLAAPYDLIGEERQPNLPGTVDQYPNWRLPLRLTVDELLADPRVAAAAALLRREDTE, translated from the coding sequence GTGAACGAGGAACTGGCCGCCTTGGCCGACGAACACGGCGTCGCCACCTGGTACGAGGATTGGCGACATCAGCGGATCGAGGTCGATCAGGACGTCGTCATCGCGGTGCTCGGCCAACTCGGCATCGATGCGAGCACCCCGGTCGCCGTGCGGGCCGCGCTCGCCGACGCGGCCCAACGCCGCACCCGGATGCCAGCGACCATCGTGCTGCGCCAGGGCGAGTCGGCCCCGCTCACCGGACCGGCGGTGATCGAGCTGGAGGAGGGCGGTTCACACGCGGTCGTCGACCGCCTTCCGACGGACCTGCCGCTGGGCTATCACCGATTGCGCACGGGGGACGACCTCACCACCGTGGTCGTCGCACCGCGCAGCGCGCCGAGGGTGCCGACGAGCTGGGGGTGGATGGTCCAGCTCTACGCCCTGCACTCCGCGAAGTCCTGGGGCATCGGCGATTACGGCGACCTGCGCGAACTGCTGCGCCGGTCCGCAACCGAACTCGGCGTCGACGTGGTCCTGCTCAATCCGTTGCATGCCGTCGCCCTGACCGACCCCGTCCAGTCGTCGCCCTACTCGCCATCGAGCAGGCGGTTCGCCAATCCGCTGTATCTGCGGATCGAGGACCTGCCGGAGTATCAAATCGTCGACGAGGCGACCCGGGCCCGCATCGACGCGCTGGCGATCCCGGCAGGCGGCGACCGCATCGACTACGACGAGGTCTGGCGGGCCAAACACGCGGCATTGGAACTGCTCTGGCCCGCCGCCCGACCGGTCGATCTCGCCGAGGACCCGGCGTTGCGCGATTTCGCCACCTACGGGGCGCTCGCCGAGCGACATGGCGGTGATTGGCGGGAGTGGCCTGCGGCCCTGCGTGACCCGCATTCGGCCGCGGTGACCCAGGCACGTCGCGACCTCGCCGACCGGGTCGCCTTCCACGCGTGGCTACAGGCCTGCTGCGCGGCTCAACTCGACGTCGCACACCGCAGCGGTCGGGATGCGGGGATGCGCGTGGGCGTGATCGCGGACCTGGCGGTCGGTGCCACTCCCAACGGCGCCGATGCCTGGGCTCTGCAGGATGTGCTGGCCACCGAGGTCTCGGTGGGTGCACCGCCGGACGACTTCAATCAGCAGGGCCAGAACTGGGGGTTGCCGCCGTGGCGGCCGGACCGCCTCGCCGCCCAGGGTTATGCCCCCTATCGGGATATGTTGCGGGCCGTCCTGCGGCAGGCCGACGGCATCCGCATCGACCACGTCCTGGGATTGTGGCGGTTGTGGTGGGTTCCGCCGGGCGAGACCGCCGACCGGGGAACCTACGTCCACTACGACGTCGAGGCACTCCTGGCGATCCTCGTTCTGGAGGCGTCGCGGGCGGGCGCCGTGGTGATCGGGGAGGATCTCGGCACCGTTCCGGACGGGGTCACCGAGGCCCTGCAGGAACGCGACATCCTGTCCTGTTCGGTGCTCTGGTTCCAACGAGCCGAGGACGACGATCCGGAGCTGCCTGCGGGCACCCTGCTGCCCTCGGGCCGGTGGGGCGAGTCCGCCGCCGCCAGTGTCTCGACCCACGATCTGCCGACGGCCACCGGTTTCCTGCGCGGCGAGCACGTGCGCATCCGCGCCGAACTCGGGGTGCTGACCCAGGACGTCGAGGTCGAGCGGCGCCGGGCTGCGGCGGAACGTGCCGAGTTCCTCGCCCATCTGGTGACGGAGGGAGTGCTGACCGCAGACTCCGGCGCGGCCGAGCCGACCGAGCAGGAGATCATCCTCGCGATGCACGCCCTGCTCGCCAGGACGCCATCCCGGTTGCTGCTGGCCGCTCCCTACGACCTGATCGGCGAGGAGCGGCAGCCCAACCTGCCGGGCACGGTCGATCAGTATCCGAACTGGCGGCTGCCGCTTCGGCTGACCGTGGACGAGTTGCTCGCCGACCCTCGGGTGGCGGCCGCAGCGGCCCTGCTGCGTCGGGAGGACACCGAGTAG
- a CDS encoding GNAT family N-acetyltransferase → MTGANTDHLSRTTIRPADSSDLAGILAMLDDAVRWLCAKGIEGQWGSTPFSARESTVDRVAGWVRRGVVQVAEQDDELLGVLASGPAPDYVPAATGPEVYVVALVAGRTPAAKGTGARLLRLAEQQAIDEGVDRVRLDCWAGGSGRLIDYYRGQGYEPVETFDLDGWPGQILQRELDRR, encoded by the coding sequence ATGACCGGAGCCAATACCGATCACCTCTCACGTACGACCATCCGGCCCGCCGACTCCTCGGACCTCGCGGGCATCCTGGCGATGCTCGATGACGCCGTTCGCTGGTTGTGTGCCAAGGGCATCGAGGGCCAGTGGGGCTCGACGCCCTTCTCCGCCAGGGAGAGCACCGTCGATCGCGTCGCCGGTTGGGTTCGGCGAGGGGTGGTACAGGTCGCCGAGCAGGATGACGAACTGCTCGGCGTCCTCGCGTCGGGTCCCGCACCCGATTACGTCCCGGCCGCCACCGGGCCCGAGGTCTACGTCGTCGCGCTGGTGGCAGGTCGCACCCCGGCTGCGAAGGGCACCGGCGCCCGGTTGCTCCGCCTGGCCGAGCAGCAGGCCATCGACGAGGGTGTCGACCGCGTCCGGCTCGATTGCTGGGCGGGCGGCTCCGGCCGATTGATCGACTACTACCGGGGACAGGGCTACGAGCCGGTCGAGACCTTCGATCTCGACGGTTGGCCCGGTCAGATCCTGCAACGCGAGTTGGACCGGCGGTGA
- a CDS encoding GNAT family N-acetyltransferase, with translation MRPSDVPGLVSASIAAGTLFAEHGIILPPDDPAATLAEAIDVLVAEPIDSASAERQQAAGPVGFAATTVLDGHCHLEELAVHPAYGRLGIGSALLAATTERAARRGFTRVTLTTFADVPFNAPWYRRRGFEPLPERDWGPELIRQRAREVEAGIAVAPRVVLFHDPA, from the coding sequence ATGCGTCCATCCGACGTGCCCGGCTTGGTATCGGCCAGCATCGCCGCAGGCACATTGTTCGCCGAGCACGGGATCATCCTCCCGCCGGACGATCCAGCGGCGACCCTCGCCGAGGCCATCGACGTCCTGGTCGCCGAGCCCATCGACAGCGCGTCCGCCGAGCGGCAGCAGGCTGCCGGGCCGGTCGGTTTCGCCGCGACCACGGTGCTCGACGGGCACTGCCATCTCGAGGAACTGGCGGTGCATCCCGCCTACGGCAGGTTGGGCATCGGCAGCGCGCTGCTCGCCGCCACCACCGAGCGAGCGGCCCGGCGCGGCTTCACCAGGGTCACCCTCACCACCTTCGCCGACGTGCCGTTCAACGCACCCTGGTATCGACGGCGAGGCTTCGAGCCGCTACCGGAGCGGGACTGGGGCCCGGAGTTGATCCGTCAACGGGCACGCGAGGTCGAGGCAGGCATCGCCGTGGCGCCTCGGGTCGTGCTGTTCCACGATCCCGCGTGA
- a CDS encoding AMP-binding protein codes for MTAQDPPNSVWSALHGIRTLIDNGVLRPMRPDRLVRLLAALWRWNTSLALGFATGAVRHPDRPAVIDEHGAVSYAELNDRTTRLANGLADLGIREGSWLGVLCGNHRALVETLVAGSKLGANILLLTNNLSPAEITRFLDTHQVDTVIADHDLAPRLPVDERGLTVLTAWTERTTSATTIDQLILDSEPTPRPRRQRSDQSDDSVVMLTSSSHGLATSVPSRTPSRITPAATVFGRIPLAAGERTLMAAPLSHTWGMSALHLTVVLGATLILLREPTTESILTALKRYRCTSMFARPDMLRGLVDAGPPEGGLPALRAVVSTGGQLPGDLAARFRNHFGPVLHNLYGTTELSWVSIATPADLRRAPGTVGRPPRDIQVTVRDESGRLLPPDETGQIFVEGAGWDRGFDENSVAQSSEQPGRAFTGDLGHFDATGLLFVDGSKRDVPSAEERRKSKERRQGDRRKGDRRKVDLGRPEGERRRGERRQGERRQGDRRQSDRERRTDRSRPEERPAQPDCTAGPPGEADRDSTGTCLPGQPTSPDPDRDDPTGPTGGSEPDQHGPG; via the coding sequence ATGACGGCCCAGGATCCACCCAACAGCGTCTGGAGTGCACTGCACGGAATCCGCACCTTGATCGACAACGGGGTGCTGCGCCCGATGCGGCCGGATCGGCTCGTCCGGTTGCTCGCCGCGCTCTGGCGTTGGAACACCAGCCTGGCGCTGGGTTTCGCCACCGGCGCGGTCCGGCATCCCGACCGCCCCGCCGTGATCGACGAGCACGGCGCGGTCAGTTATGCCGAACTCAACGACCGCACCACCCGACTGGCCAACGGTCTCGCGGACCTCGGCATCCGGGAGGGCTCGTGGCTCGGAGTGCTCTGCGGCAACCATCGTGCCCTGGTCGAGACCCTCGTCGCCGGCAGCAAACTCGGTGCCAACATCCTGCTGCTCACCAATAATCTCTCGCCTGCCGAGATCACCCGGTTCCTCGATACACATCAGGTCGACACCGTCATCGCCGACCACGATCTCGCGCCGAGGCTGCCGGTCGACGAACGCGGACTCACGGTCCTCACCGCGTGGACCGAGCGCACCACGTCGGCGACCACCATCGACCAGCTCATCCTCGATTCGGAGCCGACACCGAGGCCGAGGCGGCAACGTTCCGATCAATCGGACGACAGCGTCGTGATGCTGACCTCCAGCAGTCACGGACTGGCCACCTCGGTGCCGAGCAGAACCCCGTCGCGGATCACCCCGGCCGCCACCGTCTTCGGCCGCATCCCGTTGGCGGCAGGCGAACGCACACTGATGGCGGCCCCGCTCTCGCACACCTGGGGGATGTCGGCCCTGCATCTGACCGTGGTCCTCGGCGCCACCCTGATCCTGCTGCGCGAGCCGACCACCGAGTCGATCCTCACCGCGCTGAAGCGTTATCGCTGCACATCGATGTTCGCCCGCCCCGACATGCTGCGCGGGCTGGTCGATGCCGGGCCCCCGGAGGGCGGGTTGCCCGCCCTGCGCGCCGTGGTCTCGACCGGCGGACAGCTGCCCGGCGACCTCGCCGCGCGCTTCCGCAACCATTTCGGTCCGGTGTTGCACAACCTGTACGGCACCACGGAGCTGTCCTGGGTCAGCATCGCCACCCCCGCCGATCTCCGACGGGCACCCGGCACCGTCGGCCGTCCCCCCAGAGACATCCAGGTGACGGTTCGGGACGAGTCCGGCAGGCTGCTGCCGCCCGACGAGACCGGCCAGATCTTCGTGGAGGGCGCTGGCTGGGACAGGGGCTTCGACGAGAACAGCGTCGCCCAGTCCTCCGAGCAACCCGGCCGGGCCTTCACCGGCGACCTGGGACATTTCGACGCCACCGGCCTGCTCTTCGTCGATGGCAGCAAACGCGATGTCCCCTCGGCCGAGGAACGCCGAAAGTCCAAGGAGCGGCGGCAGGGCGACCGCCGCAAGGGCGATCGACGCAAGGTCGACCTGGGGCGCCCCGAGGGCGAACGGCGACGCGGTGAACGACGGCAGGGCGAACGACGTCAGGGCGATCGCAGGCAGAGCGATCGGGAGCGCAGGACCGACCGATCCCGACCGGAGGAACGACCCGCGCAGCCCGATTGCACCGCCGGGCCGCCCGGGGAAGCCGATCGCGATTCGACCGGCACCTGCCTGCCAGGGCAGCCGACCAGCCCCGACCCGGATCGCGACGACCCCACGGGCCCGACCGGCGGATCGGAGCCCGACCAGCACGGTCCCGGATAA